A stretch of the Neofelis nebulosa isolate mNeoNeb1 chromosome 1, mNeoNeb1.pri, whole genome shotgun sequence genome encodes the following:
- the PURA gene encoding transcriptional activator protein Pur-alpha has translation MADRDSGSEQGGAALGSGGSLGHPGSGSGSGGGGGGGGGGGGSGGGGGGAPGGLQHETQELASKRVDIQNKRFYLDVKQNAKGRFLKIAEVGAGGNKSRLTLSMSVAVEFRDYLGDFIEHYAQLGPSQPPDLAQAQDEPRRALKSEFLVRENRKYYMDLKENQRGRFLRIRQTVNRGPGLGSTQGQTIALPAQGLIEFRDALAKLIDDYGVEEEPAELPEGTSLTVDNKRFFFDVGSNKYGVFMRVSEVKPTYRNSITVPYKVWAKFGHTFCKYSEEMKKIQEKQREKRAACEQLHQQQQQQQEETAAATLLLQGEEEGEED, from the coding sequence ATGGCGGACCGAGACAGCGGCAGCGAGCAGGGTGGTGCGGCGCTGGGCTCGGGCGGCTCCCTGGGGCACCCAggctcgggctcgggctccgGCGGGGGCGGtggtggcggcgggggcggcggcggcagtggcggcggcggcggaggggcCCCGGGGGGGCTGCAGCACGAGACGCAGGAGCTGGCCTCCAAGCGGGTGGACATCCAGAACAAGCGCTTCTACCTGGACGTGAAGCAGAACGCCAAGGGCCGCTTCCTGAAGATCGCTGAGGTGGGCGCGGGCGGCAACAAGAGCCGCCTCACTCTCTCCATGTCAGTGGCCGTGGAGTTCCGCGACTACCTGGGCGACTTCATCGAGCACTACGCGCAGCTGGGCCCCAGCCAGCCGCCGGACCTGGCCCAGGCGCAGGACGAGCCGCGCCGGGCGCTCAAGAGCGAGTTCCTGGTGCGCGAGAACCGCAAGTACTACATGGATCTCAAGGAGAACCAGCGCGGCCGCTTCCTGCGCATCCGCCAGACGGTCAACCGGGGGCCCGGCCTGGGCTCCACGCAGGGCCAGACCATTGCGCTGCCCGCACAGGGGCTCATCGAGTTCCGCGACGCTCTGGCCAAGCTCATCGATGACTACGGAGTGGAGGAGGAGCCGGCCGAGCTGCCCGAGGGCACCTCCTTGACTGTGGACAACAAGCGCTTCTTCTTCGATGTGGGCTCCAACAAGTACGGCGTGTTTATGCGAGTGAGCGAGGTGAAGCCCACTTACCGCAACTCCATCACCGTGCCCTATAAGGTGTGGGCCAAGTTCGGACACACCTTCTGCAAGTACTCGGAGGAGATGAAGAAGATtcaagagaaacagagggagaagcGAGCTGCCTGTGAGCAGctccaccagcagcagcagcaacagcaggagGAGACCGCCGCTGCCACCCTGTTGCTGCAGGgtgaagaagaaggggaagaagattGA